The proteins below are encoded in one region of Stieleria sp. JC731:
- a CDS encoding MJ0042-type zinc finger domain-containing protein, which produces MSQVVHCPKCHSAVSIQAEQAGMRVQCPSCQKAFLAPAILDSHGSGAPRASEEDEDWLSLGDSTDKAPKAEEPLEIGQQDIVSDPLSTPAPQKPSKERPDDIEVMDVDSDNPFESIDTSGLGAQPSADASDDDPFAMAPLVDRPAADNPFDSIPDLEAFEKQFPAASSSLGSSSPAAQQSAPKVEYENEFRVRCPVCESMISVNASQSGKTVKCGDCHSEFKVGKPPRKKKEAPSLETAATFRFTNNDSPNRPADPMARSAEELLENAAREEPDEEQKLAMDFDTISTASWLKSVFGIFLDVGVIVHLLGLSVILAVPAALISPYPKLSILLMPLGLFGITLTVSCGFAILFSVANDTDRVEDWPTVDPTSWFETLALVIAATAISVGPAYAISMLFSVPTIMTLSLVMFCVYAAFPIILLSMLDMGTVTMPFSPDVSKSLMRCQEDWGIFYFATGVLFATLYAYFVFSSGGPVAVGLGVVLSIIAAFLYFAILGRLAIAISGVVELTTLEKPDAEEE; this is translated from the coding sequence ATGTCGCAAGTTGTGCATTGTCCCAAGTGTCACTCCGCCGTCTCGATCCAAGCGGAGCAGGCCGGAATGCGTGTGCAATGTCCGAGCTGCCAGAAAGCATTTCTGGCTCCGGCGATCTTAGATAGCCATGGTTCCGGTGCACCACGCGCTAGCGAAGAAGACGAGGATTGGCTGAGCCTTGGCGACAGTACTGACAAGGCACCGAAGGCTGAAGAGCCACTGGAAATCGGGCAACAAGACATCGTTTCTGATCCATTGAGCACACCCGCACCGCAGAAGCCTTCAAAAGAACGACCCGATGACATCGAAGTCATGGATGTCGATTCAGACAACCCGTTTGAATCAATCGACACGTCAGGCTTAGGAGCACAACCATCTGCCGATGCCAGCGATGACGATCCATTCGCGATGGCTCCGCTTGTCGATCGCCCGGCGGCTGACAATCCCTTTGATTCGATCCCTGATTTAGAAGCTTTCGAAAAGCAGTTTCCGGCTGCGTCATCATCTCTGGGATCATCATCTCCGGCCGCTCAACAGTCGGCGCCAAAGGTCGAATACGAAAACGAGTTTCGAGTTCGCTGTCCGGTCTGTGAATCGATGATCTCGGTCAATGCCTCGCAAAGCGGCAAAACAGTCAAGTGTGGTGATTGCCATTCGGAGTTCAAGGTCGGCAAGCCACCGCGGAAAAAGAAGGAAGCACCTAGCCTCGAAACCGCAGCGACCTTCCGATTTACTAACAACGATTCGCCGAATCGCCCGGCGGACCCGATGGCACGTAGCGCCGAAGAGCTTTTAGAAAACGCGGCCCGAGAGGAGCCTGACGAAGAGCAAAAGCTGGCGATGGATTTCGACACCATCAGCACGGCAAGTTGGTTGAAAAGCGTGTTTGGGATCTTTCTGGATGTCGGCGTAATCGTTCACCTGTTGGGCCTGTCGGTAATTTTGGCCGTGCCGGCCGCGTTGATTTCGCCCTACCCCAAGCTGTCGATCTTGTTGATGCCGCTGGGGCTATTCGGGATCACGCTGACCGTTTCATGTGGCTTTGCGATCCTGTTTTCGGTGGCGAACGATACCGATCGTGTCGAGGATTGGCCTACCGTCGACCCTACGTCGTGGTTCGAAACACTGGCATTGGTGATAGCGGCGACGGCGATCTCGGTCGGCCCGGCTTACGCGATATCGATGCTCTTCAGCGTTCCGACGATCATGACGTTGTCGCTGGTGATGTTCTGCGTCTACGCAGCATTTCCGATTATCTTGCTTTCGATGCTGGACATGGGCACGGTCACGATGCCCTTTTCGCCTGACGTGTCGAAAAGCTTAATGCGATGCCAAGAGGATTGGGGCATCTTTTACTTCGCGACCGGCGTGCTGTTTGCAACCTTGTACGCCTACTTTGTCTTTTCATCAGGAGGCCCGGTTGCGGTCGGGCTGGGCGTTGTGCTGTCGATCATCGCGGCATTTTTGTACTTCGCGATCTTGGGCAGGTTGGCGATCGCGATCAGCGGCGTTGTTGAATTGACAACCTTAGAAAAACCCGACGCTGAAGAAGAATAG
- a CDS encoding type IV pilus twitching motility protein PilT, which translates to MAHKNGKSAPSAPRVSQPTTMEAVKDRLRQSLLKKRDALEVDKFFRALVKLEGSDLHMKVGQPPMVRVGGELKPLNRGPIDSEEMVDLLLPMMDQRNLLIFEEEGGADFAYLCDVDGTRWRFRVNMLKSLGNIGLVARRINNFIPDFRGLFLPDSIEQLCHFEQGMVLLAGVTGSGKSTTIGSMLNYINSLYRKHILTLEDPIEFIFTEDKCLINQREMGQDVKDFNIGMKHAVREDPDIILVGELRDEETFMTAIHAAETGHLVFGTIHAASASTTIGRILDLFPEEMHNAIRSAIAFNMKGIVAQKLLKSIKPGVSRVPTCEVMTFNPTIRKLVLEGKDEKLPDAIRIGAEDGMQDFTMSLKGLIDDELIDRPTAFAVAPNKDALKMALKGIDVKAPGIL; encoded by the coding sequence ATGGCTCACAAGAACGGCAAATCAGCCCCTTCGGCTCCTCGCGTTTCACAACCGACAACGATGGAAGCCGTTAAGGATCGTCTGCGTCAAAGCTTGCTGAAAAAACGCGATGCTTTGGAAGTCGACAAGTTCTTCCGCGCGTTGGTGAAACTCGAGGGCAGTGACTTGCACATGAAAGTCGGCCAGCCTCCGATGGTCCGTGTCGGTGGCGAGCTGAAACCGCTCAATCGGGGACCGATCGACTCCGAAGAAATGGTTGACTTGCTGCTGCCAATGATGGATCAGCGAAACCTGTTGATCTTTGAAGAAGAAGGCGGGGCTGACTTCGCGTACCTGTGCGATGTTGACGGGACACGCTGGCGATTCCGGGTCAATATGCTCAAATCGCTCGGCAATATCGGTTTGGTTGCCCGTCGAATTAACAACTTCATCCCTGACTTTCGCGGCTTATTCCTGCCCGATTCGATCGAGCAGCTGTGCCACTTTGAACAGGGAATGGTGCTGCTCGCCGGGGTGACCGGTAGTGGTAAAAGTACCACGATCGGTTCGATGTTGAACTACATCAACTCGCTGTACCGGAAACACATTCTGACCCTTGAAGACCCGATCGAATTTATCTTTACCGAGGATAAATGCCTGATCAACCAGCGTGAAATGGGGCAGGATGTCAAAGACTTTAACATCGGGATGAAGCACGCCGTTCGTGAAGACCCCGACATCATTCTGGTCGGTGAGCTTCGTGACGAAGAGACATTTATGACCGCGATTCACGCGGCAGAAACCGGACACTTGGTCTTCGGGACGATTCACGCTGCGAGTGCGTCGACCACCATCGGTCGTATTTTGGACTTGTTCCCCGAGGAAATGCACAACGCCATTCGCAGTGCAATCGCCTTCAATATGAAAGGCATCGTCGCTCAGAAATTGCTCAAGAGCATCAAGCCAGGCGTTTCGCGAGTCCCGACCTGCGAAGTGATGACCTTCAATCCGACCATCCGAAAGTTGGTCCTCGAAGGCAAAGACGAAAAGCTGCCCGATGCGATTCGGATCGGTGCCGAAGACGGTATGCAGGACTTCACGATGAGTCTGAAAGGTTTGATCGACGACGAATTGATCGATCGCCCAACAGCTTTCGCCGTCGCGCCAAACAAGGATGCCTTGAAAATGGCCCTCAAAGGCATCGACGTTAAAGCGCCAGGGATTCTGTAA
- the thiS gene encoding sulfur carrier protein ThiS: MIKITVNGSAVELESEMSVEQLLDTVDVPPNYLAVEVNADVVPRENYSSVTVRDGDDVEVVTLVGGG, translated from the coding sequence ATGATCAAAATTACTGTCAACGGTTCAGCGGTGGAGCTGGAATCGGAAATGAGTGTCGAGCAGTTGCTTGACACCGTCGACGTTCCACCAAACTATTTAGCCGTCGAAGTCAACGCGGATGTTGTTCCCCGCGAAAACTACTCCAGCGTTACCGTGCGTGACGGCGACGACGTCGAAGTCGTCACGTTGGTCGGTGGCGGCTGA
- a CDS encoding sugar phosphate isomerase/epimerase family protein — protein sequence MARPVTLFTGQWADLPFTTMVEKTKGFGYDGIELACWGDHFEVDKALAEDDYCDNKRKALDDAGLQCHAISAHLVGQAVLDRIDERHQAILPDYVWGDGDPAGVNQRACEELMNTARAAQKFGVEVVNGFTGSSIWHLLYSFPPVPPSMIDDGFNLLAERFNPIMDVFGECGIRFALEVHPTEIAFDIYTAERALEALDHRPEFGFNFDPSHLIWQGVDPVKFIRRFPDRIYHVHIKDAIVTLDGMSGINCSHINFGDARRGWDFRSPGRGGVNFEEIIRALNDVGYQGPLSIEWEDSGMDREFGATEACQFTKKLDFSPSTRAFDAAFDESND from the coding sequence ATGGCGCGTCCCGTCACTCTTTTTACCGGTCAATGGGCAGACCTTCCGTTCACCACGATGGTGGAGAAGACCAAGGGTTTCGGCTATGACGGGATCGAATTGGCTTGCTGGGGTGATCACTTCGAAGTCGACAAAGCGCTCGCCGAAGACGATTACTGCGACAACAAACGAAAAGCTCTCGACGATGCCGGACTTCAATGTCACGCCATCAGTGCCCACTTGGTCGGCCAAGCCGTCTTGGACCGGATCGACGAGCGTCACCAAGCCATCCTGCCGGACTACGTCTGGGGTGACGGTGACCCAGCGGGTGTGAACCAGCGAGCCTGTGAAGAACTGATGAACACCGCCCGTGCGGCACAGAAGTTCGGCGTCGAAGTCGTCAACGGATTTACCGGAAGCAGCATTTGGCACCTGCTGTATTCGTTCCCACCGGTTCCCCCCAGCATGATCGACGACGGTTTTAACCTGCTAGCCGAACGCTTCAATCCGATCATGGACGTTTTCGGGGAATGTGGAATCCGCTTCGCCTTGGAAGTCCACCCGACCGAAATCGCGTTCGACATCTACACCGCCGAACGCGCCCTCGAAGCACTCGACCACCGTCCCGAATTCGGTTTTAACTTCGACCCAAGCCACCTGATCTGGCAAGGTGTCGACCCCGTCAAATTCATTCGCCGATTCCCCGACCGCATCTACCACGTACATATCAAAGACGCGATCGTCACACTCGATGGGATGAGCGGTATCAACTGCAGCCACATCAACTTTGGCGACGCCCGACGCGGATGGGATTTCCGTAGCCCCGGACGCGGTGGTGTGAACTTCGAAGAAATCATTCGCGCGCTCAACGACGTCGGCTACCAAGGCCCACTGTCGATCGAGTGGGAAGACAGCGGAATGGATCGTGAGTTCGGTGCGACCGAAGCTTGCCAATTCACCAAGAAGCTGGACTTCTCGCCAAGCACGCGAGCCTTCGATGCGGCATTCGACGAGTCAAACGACTGA
- a CDS encoding methyltransferase domain-containing protein, producing MAIPTLATELIHQRPSSVLDLGMGFGMMGIAVRQWLDLGVMPWKTSLAGVEVWGTYRNPAWDLYDVIYVRDIREHLALETLSYDLVIIGDVIEHFVDQDAEAVLEGMKQIVNEGGSLIVITPDDAMEQGAAHGNPYECHRSVWLADRLRDHGFEILLDANTPQLPPAPPTVVAKWTNR from the coding sequence ATGGCGATCCCGACATTGGCAACCGAACTGATACATCAACGGCCTAGCAGCGTCTTAGACCTGGGCATGGGCTTTGGAATGATGGGAATCGCGGTTCGTCAGTGGCTTGACCTTGGCGTGATGCCATGGAAAACCAGCTTGGCGGGTGTCGAGGTTTGGGGTACCTATCGAAATCCCGCATGGGATCTTTACGACGTCATCTACGTCCGTGACATACGCGAGCACCTTGCCCTGGAAACCTTGTCCTACGACTTAGTGATCATCGGGGATGTCATCGAACACTTTGTCGATCAAGACGCCGAAGCCGTCCTGGAAGGCATGAAGCAAATCGTTAATGAAGGCGGATCACTGATCGTAATCACACCTGATGACGCGATGGAGCAGGGGGCGGCTCATGGCAATCCTTACGAATGCCACCGCTCGGTCTGGCTCGCGGATCGCCTTCGTGATCACGGCTTTGAGATCCTGCTGGATGCCAACACACCGCAGCTTCCACCGGCACCACCGACGGTGGTTGCGAAGTGGACGAATCGTTGA
- a CDS encoding ATPase, T2SS/T4P/T4SS family produces the protein MPQDVQPQLWQSVAPVEFTPKLSDNSQAQALLIGARQGAGFAIAAGQVSHAIQSRATQVLFDFTAAGSSIRYMIDGQWEQLPPLDRESSDAMLIALKQVSLMNPADRRSAQSGSVKAKLKKEKFDILLQSQGVPTGERVLMRLEAMQVPFETLGDLGMRDKMVATLKQHLNSDGDIALITAPKGEGLTTTWNIAIGAADRLVRDFQSFEEQSRPEPEIININPNFYGGSTGITASEALRKAILKEPDVYMFPEKVDSDTFKMALGQVESLDKKIITRLVASSAIEGFARLVAAYPDHRQDIATKTACVLSQRLVRRLCDNCKIGFQPPPQLLQQLGIPQGRVALLYQPFIPPPPEQQVDENGRPAPITPCPMCQGRGYFGRISIFELLVPGPQLRDAITKTQDMARLAAIAKSEGFHNVQTEAVLTVARGLTSLDELKRAFARKAK, from the coding sequence ATGCCACAAGATGTTCAGCCACAGCTCTGGCAATCGGTCGCGCCGGTCGAATTCACCCCAAAGCTGAGTGACAATTCGCAAGCTCAGGCACTTCTCATTGGAGCTCGCCAAGGAGCCGGTTTCGCGATCGCGGCCGGTCAGGTGTCGCACGCGATTCAGTCTCGGGCGACTCAGGTGCTCTTTGACTTTACCGCGGCCGGCAGTTCGATTCGCTACATGATCGATGGTCAGTGGGAACAGTTGCCGCCTCTGGATCGGGAAAGCAGTGACGCGATGCTGATCGCGCTTAAGCAGGTCAGCTTGATGAACCCTGCCGATCGTCGCAGCGCACAATCGGGATCGGTGAAAGCAAAGCTGAAAAAGGAAAAGTTCGACATCCTGTTGCAGTCACAAGGTGTTCCAACTGGCGAACGCGTCTTAATGCGTTTGGAAGCCATGCAGGTGCCATTTGAAACGCTTGGCGATTTGGGCATGCGTGACAAAATGGTCGCGACCCTGAAGCAGCACCTTAACTCCGATGGCGACATCGCCTTAATCACCGCTCCGAAAGGCGAAGGTCTGACGACGACTTGGAATATTGCCATCGGTGCCGCTGACCGTCTGGTGCGTGACTTTCAATCGTTCGAAGAACAGTCTCGTCCCGAGCCAGAGATCATCAACATCAACCCGAACTTCTACGGCGGATCGACCGGGATCACCGCTTCGGAAGCTTTGCGAAAGGCGATCCTGAAAGAGCCTGACGTCTACATGTTCCCCGAGAAGGTTGACTCCGACACCTTCAAGATGGCGCTCGGCCAAGTTGAAAGCTTGGACAAAAAGATCATCACTCGATTGGTCGCCAGCAGCGCTATCGAAGGGTTCGCGCGATTGGTAGCTGCCTATCCGGATCACCGGCAAGACATCGCAACCAAGACGGCATGTGTCTTGAGCCAGCGACTTGTTCGTCGGCTTTGTGACAACTGCAAAATCGGTTTCCAGCCTCCGCCACAGTTGCTGCAGCAATTGGGAATTCCACAGGGTCGGGTCGCGCTGTTGTACCAGCCATTCATCCCGCCTCCACCAGAACAGCAAGTCGACGAAAATGGTCGTCCTGCACCAATCACCCCGTGCCCGATGTGCCAGGGACGCGGCTACTTCGGCCGGATCAGCATCTTTGAACTTTTGGTCCCGGGGCCACAACTGCGTGACGCGATCACCAAAACACAGGACATGGCTCGGCTAGCTGCGATTGCGAAATCCGAAGGGTTTCACAACGTACAGACCGAAGCCGTACTGACGGTTGCCCGAGGCTTGACCAGTCTGGATGAGCTAAAACGGGCGTTCGCACGCAAAGCGAAATAG
- a CDS encoding DUF1571 domain-containing protein, whose translation MQRRQFLSLTGSFAAAAVANQAFAKPPHLVEPVHRVANASITPAAPVKISTLDAAISQARQSLDLCRDSVSDYTALLVKRERIGDTLGPHEYMSAKIRCRKVNNGRVVQPLSVYLSFLKPSTVKGREVIYVEGANEGNIIAHEGGFKGRFLPTVQLSPTGALAMRGQRYPMTEIGVENLLVKLIERGEQARQLPDVQAEMRRGIKINNRPCMLLTVTQPSRRPDLLFYQAKVYMDEALNLPIRYIAYDWPKPGQTDLEVLEEYNYLNLKVNVGLTDKDFDPNNSSYNFY comes from the coding sequence ATGCAACGACGTCAATTCCTCTCCCTCACGGGATCGTTCGCAGCGGCTGCAGTCGCTAACCAGGCATTTGCGAAGCCTCCGCACTTGGTCGAGCCTGTTCACCGGGTTGCCAATGCCAGTATCACACCCGCAGCGCCGGTCAAGATATCGACCCTGGACGCAGCGATCTCGCAGGCACGGCAGTCATTGGATTTATGCCGCGATAGCGTATCGGATTACACCGCTCTGTTGGTCAAACGCGAGCGTATCGGCGATACGCTGGGGCCGCACGAATACATGTCGGCCAAGATTCGTTGCCGCAAGGTCAACAACGGCCGCGTGGTGCAGCCTTTGAGCGTTTACCTCAGCTTTTTGAAGCCTTCGACTGTCAAAGGTCGTGAGGTGATCTATGTGGAAGGTGCCAACGAAGGCAACATCATCGCTCACGAAGGTGGCTTTAAAGGCCGCTTCTTGCCGACCGTTCAGCTGTCGCCCACCGGTGCATTGGCGATGCGTGGTCAGCGCTATCCGATGACCGAAATCGGTGTCGAGAACTTGCTCGTTAAGTTGATCGAACGTGGCGAGCAGGCTCGCCAGTTGCCCGACGTTCAAGCAGAAATGCGGCGCGGCATTAAGATCAACAATCGACCTTGCATGTTGCTAACCGTGACGCAGCCTTCACGTCGTCCCGACCTGCTGTTTTATCAAGCGAAAGTCTACATGGACGAAGCTTTGAACCTGCCGATTCGCTACATCGCGTACGATTGGCCAAAGCCGGGTCAGACTGATTTAGAGGTGCTTGAGGAGTACAACTACCTCAATCTCAAAGTCAACGTCGGTCTGACCGACAAAGACTTCGATCCGAACAACAGTTCGTACAACTTCTATTAA
- the hemQ gene encoding hydrogen peroxide-dependent heme synthase yields MSGRPNPHATPLPEPSTIPEKGWHCGHFLYRFRREAMPHVLSPGCAESFRSALSPSPETKPERLAAYWISGHEADFAIVVMDPDPAKVDAVHQALIAPPLGQFITPVWSFVSISEVSEYVPSIEKYRERLIKEGSAEGSDELNAKVAAYERRLPMMNEQRLRPEFPDWPAACFYPMNKSRVPDANWFMESFSDRNSMMAEHAQSGIAFAGKVSQLITVGVGLDNWEWMVTLWGRNPDYLKDIVYKMRFDKASAKYAEFGPFYVGYRATANEILHHCKVV; encoded by the coding sequence ATGTCCGGTCGACCCAACCCCCACGCTACGCCTCTGCCCGAACCATCGACCATTCCAGAGAAAGGCTGGCACTGCGGCCACTTTCTGTACCGGTTCCGTCGTGAAGCGATGCCACACGTTTTGTCACCGGGCTGCGCCGAAAGCTTTCGCTCGGCACTTTCGCCTTCCCCAGAGACAAAGCCCGAACGACTGGCTGCGTACTGGATCAGTGGTCACGAGGCAGACTTTGCCATCGTCGTGATGGACCCAGACCCTGCAAAAGTCGACGCGGTTCACCAAGCCCTGATCGCGCCGCCTTTGGGACAATTCATCACACCGGTCTGGTCATTCGTTTCGATCAGCGAAGTCAGCGAGTACGTCCCCTCGATCGAAAAGTACCGTGAACGACTGATCAAAGAAGGCTCCGCCGAAGGCAGCGATGAACTGAACGCAAAAGTCGCCGCCTATGAACGACGCTTGCCGATGATGAACGAACAGCGGCTCCGTCCCGAGTTTCCCGATTGGCCAGCGGCGTGCTTCTATCCGATGAATAAGTCTCGCGTGCCTGACGCGAACTGGTTCATGGAATCGTTTAGCGATCGCAACTCGATGATGGCCGAACACGCCCAGAGCGGAATCGCCTTCGCTGGCAAAGTCTCACAACTGATCACCGTTGGCGTCGGCCTCGATAACTGGGAATGGATGGTGACTTTGTGGGGACGTAACCCAGATTATCTGAAGGATATCGTCTACAAGATGCGATTCGACAAAGCGAGTGCCAAGTACGCTGAATTTGGCCCGTTTTATGTCGGATATCGAGCCACCGCGAATGAAATCCTGCACCACTGCAAAGTCGTGTAG
- a CDS encoding phosphoribosylaminoimidazolesuccinocarboxamide synthase: protein MMSSSALYKFDALGALLETELPLPRRSGKVRDVYELGDSLLVVSTDRISAFDYILPSGIPDKGKLLTQMSVFWFGYLDVEHHLISTEVPAELAERFDVQPLVGRVMVVKKANVVPFECVARGYLEGSGWKEYQDNQQVCGNKLPEGLTQCSALPEAIFTPATKAEEGHDENVTIGRMIADVGSDLALHLRDETLRLYRQAAEYAKSRGIIIADTKFEFGQVDGDTPILIDEVLTPDSSRFWDAATYEAGHSQPSFDKQFVREWLMASDWDRNSPPPPLPEEIIRQTAAKYQEAFDRLAN from the coding sequence ATGATGTCGAGTTCGGCACTTTATAAATTCGACGCCCTTGGTGCGCTGCTGGAAACCGAATTGCCATTGCCCAGGCGTAGTGGCAAAGTGCGGGATGTCTATGAGTTGGGCGATTCGCTGCTAGTTGTCAGCACCGACCGAATTAGTGCTTTCGATTACATCCTGCCGAGCGGAATTCCTGACAAAGGAAAGCTGCTAACTCAGATGAGCGTGTTCTGGTTTGGTTATCTGGATGTCGAGCATCACCTGATCTCCACTGAAGTACCGGCTGAACTGGCCGAGCGGTTTGATGTCCAGCCACTCGTTGGCCGCGTCATGGTTGTTAAAAAAGCGAACGTGGTGCCTTTTGAATGCGTCGCTCGCGGCTACTTGGAAGGCAGTGGCTGGAAGGAATACCAAGACAACCAGCAGGTTTGCGGCAACAAGCTTCCCGAAGGCCTGACGCAATGTTCTGCGCTTCCCGAAGCGATTTTCACTCCGGCGACCAAAGCCGAAGAAGGGCATGACGAGAATGTCACGATCGGTCGAATGATTGCCGATGTCGGAAGCGACCTGGCGTTGCATCTACGTGACGAAACGTTGCGTTTGTATCGTCAGGCAGCCGAGTATGCGAAGTCACGCGGCATCATCATTGCGGACACCAAATTCGAATTCGGACAGGTCGACGGCGACACGCCGATTTTGATCGACGAAGTCCTGACACCCGACTCTTCGCGGTTTTGGGATGCCGCAACCTACGAAGCCGGGCACTCGCAACCATCGTTTGATAAGCAGTTCGTACGTGAGTGGTTGATGGCGTCCGACTGGGATCGCAATTCACCACCCCCGCCATTGCCCGAAGAGATTATTCGGCAAACGGCGGCAAAGTACCAAGAAGCGTTTGATCGCTTGGCAAACTGA
- a CDS encoding thiazole synthase, with amino-acid sequence MLRVGNHELSSRLIVGTGRYDTMEQMRDSLDASGADCVTVAVRRERLYERGGKNILDFIDLDRFTLLPNTAGCYTAADAIRAARLGREILRTLGNPGHDWVKLEVLGDSKTLLPDPAETVAACTELFKDGFQVLCYTSDCPVTAQRLKQAGAASVMPAGSPIGSGQGLLNPNNLRIILEYLKEDDPDYPVIIDAGVGTASDVSEAFELGGDAVLLNTAIAHARDPVQMATAMKHAAIAGRHAYLAGRIPKRLYGTASSPTEGVISTRPYQ; translated from the coding sequence GTGCTGCGGGTCGGCAACCACGAATTGAGCAGCAGACTTATCGTGGGAACGGGGCGATACGACACGATGGAACAGATGCGCGACAGCTTGGATGCGTCGGGCGCTGATTGTGTCACCGTCGCGGTTCGACGCGAGCGGCTGTACGAGCGTGGCGGCAAGAACATCCTGGACTTCATCGACCTGGATCGCTTTACCTTGCTGCCTAATACCGCCGGCTGCTACACCGCCGCGGACGCGATTCGCGCAGCACGTCTGGGCCGGGAAATCCTTCGTACACTCGGAAATCCTGGCCACGACTGGGTCAAACTAGAAGTCCTCGGGGACAGTAAAACGCTGCTTCCCGACCCGGCCGAAACCGTCGCCGCATGCACGGAGCTATTCAAAGATGGATTCCAAGTGCTTTGCTACACCAGCGACTGCCCCGTCACAGCACAGCGGCTCAAGCAAGCTGGTGCGGCGAGTGTCATGCCGGCGGGAAGCCCGATCGGCAGCGGACAGGGCTTACTGAACCCAAACAACCTTCGCATCATTCTGGAATACCTCAAAGAGGACGATCCGGATTACCCAGTCATCATTGACGCAGGTGTCGGTACGGCCAGTGACGTTAGCGAAGCGTTTGAACTGGGAGGTGATGCCGTGCTGCTAAACACCGCGATCGCACACGCCCGTGATCCGGTCCAAATGGCAACAGCGATGAAGCACGCCGCGATCGCAGGTCGGCATGCCTACTTGGCTGGGCGAATTCCCAAGCGACTTTACGGCACCGCTTCAAGTCCGACCGAAGGGGTCATCAGCACACGTCCCTATCAATAG
- the rpmB gene encoding 50S ribosomal protein L28, whose product MARQCEVCGKKVQMGNRIETRGKAKYLGGVGTKITGITRRKFVPNLQKVHVTTPEGENKSMRVCVQCIRSGAIRKTVKTKPFDVSGAK is encoded by the coding sequence ATGGCACGTCAATGTGAAGTTTGCGGAAAGAAAGTTCAAATGGGCAACCGCATCGAAACCCGCGGTAAAGCGAAATACCTCGGTGGTGTCGGTACCAAAATCACCGGTATCACTCGTCGCAAGTTTGTCCCCAACCTGCAAAAAGTACACGTCACCACCCCTGAAGGTGAAAACAAGTCGATGCGTGTCTGCGTCCAGTGCATCCGCAGTGGCGCGATCCGCAAAACGGTGAAGACTAAGCCCTTTGATGTTAGCGGCGCTAAGTAG
- the gatC gene encoding Asp-tRNA(Asn)/Glu-tRNA(Gln) amidotransferase subunit GatC codes for MALTTEDAAKLALLARLELSQEELQRLAPQLESILGFIDKLSELDTSDVEPMTTALDVDNRWREDELVQGLEREAALGNAPASDEECFRVPPVLG; via the coding sequence ATGGCTTTGACTACCGAAGATGCCGCGAAGCTCGCCCTCCTAGCTCGACTTGAGCTTTCACAGGAGGAACTTCAGCGGCTGGCACCACAGCTGGAAAGCATCCTCGGGTTCATCGACAAATTGTCCGAGCTCGACACATCAGATGTCGAGCCAATGACAACGGCCCTGGACGTGGATAATCGCTGGCGTGAGGACGAGCTCGTCCAAGGGCTCGAGCGAGAAGCCGCACTGGGAAATGCCCCAGCCTCCGACGAAGAATGCTTCCGCGTTCCACCAGTCCTGGGCTAA